One genomic segment of Labeo rohita strain BAU-BD-2019 chromosome 14, IGBB_LRoh.1.0, whole genome shotgun sequence includes these proteins:
- the wdr1 gene encoding WD repeat-containing protein 1 isoform X2 produces the protein MSYELKSVFASLPHMERGVAKVLGGDPKGNNFLYTNGKSVIIRNIENPAIADIYTEHPHQVIVAKYAPSGFYIASGDVSGKIRIWDTTQKEHLLKYEYQPFGGKIKDIAWTEDSKRVAVVGEGREKFGAVFLWDSGSSVGEIVGHSKIINSVDIKQTRPYRLVTGSDDNCTTFLEGPPFKFKCTISDHSRFVNCVRFSPDGNRYVSAGADGQIFLYDGKTGEKVGSLGGEKAHDGGIYAVSWSPDSTQLISASGDKTVKLWDVGSGTAVTTFNLGSDVLDQQLGCLWQKNHLLSISLSGYINYLDRNNPDRPLRTIKGHSKSIQCLTVHKAGGRSNIYSASHDGHINIWDSESGENEEFLGKGHSNLVSKMAVDDSGRLVTCSMDDTVRYTDLSKKEYSASDVVKMDKQPRCVSVGPGGLAVTVCIGQLVLLKDKKKLFTLDSLGYEPESAAVHPGGGTVAVGGADGKVRLYSVQGNTLKDDGKVLEVQGPVTDMSYSQDGAFLAVTDEKKVVTVFTVADGYAEKNEFYGHHAKVVCLSWSPDNEHFATGGMDMMVYVWTVADPDKRIKIPDTHRLHHVSGLAWLNSNTLVTTSHDASVKQWTLKI, from the exons AGAGCGTGTTCGCCAGCCTTCCTCACATGGAAAGGGGCGTGGCCAAGGTCTTGGGCGGAGACCCCAAAGGGAACAACTTCCTGTACACCAACGGCAAGAGCGTGATAATCAGGAATATTGAG AACCCAGCGATCGCAGACATCTACACGGAGCATCCTCATCAGGTTATCGTGGCCAAATACGCTCCCAGTGGATTCTACATCGCGTCAGGCG ATGTGTCGGGGAAGATCCGTATCTGGGACACGACGCAGAAGGAGCACCTGCTGAAGTACGAGTACCAGCCCTTCGGAGGGAAGATCAAAGACATCGCCTGGACCGAAGACAGCAAGAGGGTCGCCGTGGTGGGGGAGGGGCGAGAGAA gttCGGCGCCGTGTTCCTCTGGGATTCGGGCTCGTCGGTGGGAGAGATTGTGGGTCACAGTAAGATCATCAACAGCGTGGACATCAAACAGACGCGGCCGTATCGTCTGGTGACCGGCAGCGACGACAACTGCACCACCTTCCTGGAGGGGCCGCCCTTCAAGTTCAAGTGCACCATTAGC GATCACAGTCGCTTCGTCAACTGTGTGCGGTTTTCTCCGGACGGGAACCGTTACGTATCGGCCGGTGCTGACGGACAG ATCTTCCTGTATGATGGTAAAACTGGAGAGAAGGTGGGCTCTCTGGGAGGAGAGAAGGCTCATGATGGAGGCATTTACGCT GTCAGCTGGAGTCCTGACAGCACGCAGCTGATCTCGGCGTCGGGCGATAAGACGGTCAAACTGTGGGACGTGGGCAGCGGGACGGCCGTCACCACCTTTAACCTGGGCTCAGATGTTCTGGACCAGCAGCTGGGCTGCTTATGGCAGAAGAACCACCTGCTCAGCATCTCTCTGTCTGGATACATCAACTACCTGGACAGGAACAACCCGGACCGGCCGCTGCGCACCATCAAG GGTCACAGCAAATCCATCCAGTGTCTGACGGTCCATAAGGCGGGCGGACGATCCAACATCTACTCGGCCAGCCACGACGGACACATTAATATC TGGGATTCGGAGAGCGGCGAGAACGAGGAGTTTCTGGGTAAAGGACACTCGAACCTGGTGTCCAAGATGGCGGTGGACGATTCGGGCCGTCTGGTGACCTGCAGCATGGACGACACGGTCCGCTACACCGACCTGAGCAAGAAAGAGTACAG tgcgTCTGATGTAGTGAAGATGGACAAGCAGCCCAGGTGTGTTAGTGTGGGTCCAGGAGGTCTCGCTGTCACCGTGTGTATCGGACAg CTGGTGCTGCTGAAGGACAAGAAGAAGCTCTTCACGCTGGACTCTCTCGGATACGAACCCGAATCCGCAGCCGTTCACCCCGGAGGCGGGACCGTGGCTGTGGGCGGAGCT GACGGGAAGGTGCGTCTGTACTCGGTTCAGGGAAACACCCTGAAGGATGATGGGAAGGTGCTGGAGGTGCAGGGACCCGTGACGGACATGTCGTACTCTCAGGATGGAGCGTTTCTGGCCGTGACGGACGAGAAGAAGGTCGTCACCGTGTTCACTGTGGCTGATGGATACGCG gagaAGAACGAGTTCTACGGTCATCACGCGAAGGTGGTCTGTCTGTCCTGGTCGCCTGATAACGAGCATTTCGCCACCGGCGGGATGGACATGATGGTTTACGTGTGGACCGTCGCCGATCCCGACAAGAGGATCAAAATCCCAG ACACCCATCGGCTGCATCACGTCAGCGGTCTGGCGTGGCTGAACTCGAACACGCTCGTCACGACGTCTCACGACGCCTCCGTCAAACAGTGGACTCTGAAAATCTAA
- the wdr1 gene encoding WD repeat-containing protein 1 isoform X1 → MSYELKSVFASLPHMERGVAKVLGGDPKGNNFLYTNGKSVIIRNIENPAIADIYTEHPHQVIVAKYAPSGFYIASGDVSGKIRIWDTTQKEHLLKYEYQPFGGKIKDIAWTEDSKRVAVVGEGREKFGAVFLWDSGSSVGEIVGHSKIINSVDIKQTRPYRLVTGSDDNCTTFLEGPPFKFKCTISDHSRFVNCVRFSPDGNRYVSAGADGQIFLYDGKTGEKVGSLGGEKAHDGGIYAVSWSPDSTQLISASGDKTVKLWDVGSGTAVTTFNLGSDVLDQQLGCLWQKNHLLSISLSGYINYLDRNNPDRPLRTIKGHSKSIQCLTVHKAGGRSNIYSASHDGHINYWDSESGENEEFLGKGHSNLVSKMAVDDSGRLVTCSMDDTVRYTDLSKKEYSASDVVKMDKQPRCVSVGPGGLAVTVCIGQLVLLKDKKKLFTLDSLGYEPESAAVHPGGGTVAVGGADGKVRLYSVQGNTLKDDGKVLEVQGPVTDMSYSQDGAFLAVTDEKKVVTVFTVADGYAEKNEFYGHHAKVVCLSWSPDNEHFATGGMDMMVYVWTVADPDKRIKIPDTHRLHHVSGLAWLNSNTLVTTSHDASVKQWTLKI, encoded by the exons AGAGCGTGTTCGCCAGCCTTCCTCACATGGAAAGGGGCGTGGCCAAGGTCTTGGGCGGAGACCCCAAAGGGAACAACTTCCTGTACACCAACGGCAAGAGCGTGATAATCAGGAATATTGAG AACCCAGCGATCGCAGACATCTACACGGAGCATCCTCATCAGGTTATCGTGGCCAAATACGCTCCCAGTGGATTCTACATCGCGTCAGGCG ATGTGTCGGGGAAGATCCGTATCTGGGACACGACGCAGAAGGAGCACCTGCTGAAGTACGAGTACCAGCCCTTCGGAGGGAAGATCAAAGACATCGCCTGGACCGAAGACAGCAAGAGGGTCGCCGTGGTGGGGGAGGGGCGAGAGAA gttCGGCGCCGTGTTCCTCTGGGATTCGGGCTCGTCGGTGGGAGAGATTGTGGGTCACAGTAAGATCATCAACAGCGTGGACATCAAACAGACGCGGCCGTATCGTCTGGTGACCGGCAGCGACGACAACTGCACCACCTTCCTGGAGGGGCCGCCCTTCAAGTTCAAGTGCACCATTAGC GATCACAGTCGCTTCGTCAACTGTGTGCGGTTTTCTCCGGACGGGAACCGTTACGTATCGGCCGGTGCTGACGGACAG ATCTTCCTGTATGATGGTAAAACTGGAGAGAAGGTGGGCTCTCTGGGAGGAGAGAAGGCTCATGATGGAGGCATTTACGCT GTCAGCTGGAGTCCTGACAGCACGCAGCTGATCTCGGCGTCGGGCGATAAGACGGTCAAACTGTGGGACGTGGGCAGCGGGACGGCCGTCACCACCTTTAACCTGGGCTCAGATGTTCTGGACCAGCAGCTGGGCTGCTTATGGCAGAAGAACCACCTGCTCAGCATCTCTCTGTCTGGATACATCAACTACCTGGACAGGAACAACCCGGACCGGCCGCTGCGCACCATCAAG GGTCACAGCAAATCCATCCAGTGTCTGACGGTCCATAAGGCGGGCGGACGATCCAACATCTACTCGGCCAGCCACGACGGACACATTAAT TACTGGGATTCGGAGAGCGGCGAGAACGAGGAGTTTCTGGGTAAAGGACACTCGAACCTGGTGTCCAAGATGGCGGTGGACGATTCGGGCCGTCTGGTGACCTGCAGCATGGACGACACGGTCCGCTACACCGACCTGAGCAAGAAAGAGTACAG tgcgTCTGATGTAGTGAAGATGGACAAGCAGCCCAGGTGTGTTAGTGTGGGTCCAGGAGGTCTCGCTGTCACCGTGTGTATCGGACAg CTGGTGCTGCTGAAGGACAAGAAGAAGCTCTTCACGCTGGACTCTCTCGGATACGAACCCGAATCCGCAGCCGTTCACCCCGGAGGCGGGACCGTGGCTGTGGGCGGAGCT GACGGGAAGGTGCGTCTGTACTCGGTTCAGGGAAACACCCTGAAGGATGATGGGAAGGTGCTGGAGGTGCAGGGACCCGTGACGGACATGTCGTACTCTCAGGATGGAGCGTTTCTGGCCGTGACGGACGAGAAGAAGGTCGTCACCGTGTTCACTGTGGCTGATGGATACGCG gagaAGAACGAGTTCTACGGTCATCACGCGAAGGTGGTCTGTCTGTCCTGGTCGCCTGATAACGAGCATTTCGCCACCGGCGGGATGGACATGATGGTTTACGTGTGGACCGTCGCCGATCCCGACAAGAGGATCAAAATCCCAG ACACCCATCGGCTGCATCACGTCAGCGGTCTGGCGTGGCTGAACTCGAACACGCTCGTCACGACGTCTCACGACGCCTCCGTCAAACAGTGGACTCTGAAAATCTAA